From a single Gadus morhua chromosome 3, gadMor3.0, whole genome shotgun sequence genomic region:
- the fam161a gene encoding protein FAM161A isoform X1 produces MTDPHRTNMLVTSCLKTPVDPHKKTPLALYERQRLLPRADEDMDKRDYEKEEMEFSDTEYEEEEEEEEEEEEEEEREGVSFGPDYRAPGKGDHPHLREIFFSNQEYYGKLEELKRAHLRTMAELENMYRKKLQLSGLAPEPDPRDPGTHSRFLGADLNSGMSCGLRKTCSALELRRVSGPSSDEDEGAGNEEEEGLCSSTKEQIKNMWLDFKLHPQHRHPSTSSLHSLPAGGGRKGKKDSKGRSHQEEEDKREAWRHRVTVPQPFAMTRREVERRQSGVKTRSEVELENLEMRRQLEELSECQKTFRASPVPAHVRLALYGELQEQPKRKRTEQQRVQSLRIAPKPFSFLERERRRKEQREQQQPQTSAQQDVKPFRAQPVPRAVYAAAAGEQAKEEQLYRSIKMQMRAKEMLHSSAMPPSMLARSLSQSKKGKEPVPGEGDFSHRPKINVDVPDFDAKHRLFRKHLESRKEVRPVTSCEPFTLRTSQIASNRDRVLASMEKEQRSPKPTRWPYVSPRALHTPTSSLCSSLSGSLELLPAKVTDASKKRQEAVRKVLEEKRRAEEEEENGRERRRRRQRKLQKVIFRRAQANDPHLALAETCPAKLREFREQDLQRKREYQQEIKEIKERVKERPLLLEQVAQVSGDRSWWREEEESLQTRNAKTAVERRYTEALRGCGLTDDFLSRTGNGTPKSVHKTSSASRSSCNSDSPVGCRKKSLDVHSLSSDLVGGETKHGEEEEEEEEEEEEEECKGERLVRSHEEDSVQSADESYHYSDDQENFSDSQETYSDESEQEEGQQEEQGDKTSLHVENSSTLSKASDEN; encoded by the exons ATGACAGACCCCCACCGGACCAACATGTTGGTAACGTCTTGCTTGAAAACGCCGGTCGACCCGCACAAGAAGACCCCACTAGCGTTATACGAGCGGCAGAGACTTCTGCCCCGCGCCGACGAGGATATGGACAAACGCGACTACGAGAAGGAGGAG ATGGAGTTCTCAGACACTGagtacgaggaggaggaggaggaggaggaggaggaagaggaggaggaggagcgggaaggGGTCAGTTTTGGGCCAGACTACAGAGCCCCCGGTAAGGGAGATCACCCCCACCTGCGGGAGATCTTCTTCTCCAACCAGGAGTACTACGgcaagctggaggagctgaagcgGGCCCACCTGCGCACCATGGCAGAGCTTGAGAACATGTACCGCAAGAAGCTGCAGCTCAGCGGCCTGGCCCCCGAGCCGGACCCCCGGGACCCCGGCACGCATAGCAG GTTCCTCGGTGCCGATCTAAATTCAGGGATGTCATGTGGGCTAAGAAAAACTTGCTCGGCCTTGGAGCTCCGCAGGGTCTCTGGTCCCTCGTCTGACGAAGACGAGGGGGCTGGGAACGAAGAGGAGGAAGGCCTGTGCTCCTCAACCAAGGAGCAAATCAAGAACATGTGGCTAGACTTCAAGCTCCACCCCCAACATCGCCATCCGTCCACATCCTCCCTTCACAGTCTGCCGGCTGGGGGAGGCCGGAAGGGGAAGAAGGACAGCAAGGGGCGGAgccaccaggaggaggaggacaaaagGGAAGCATGGCGACACCGTGTGACGGTCCCGCAGCCGTTCGCGATGACCAGGCGTGAGGTGGAGCGACGGCAGAGTGGCGTTAAGACCCGCtctgaggtggagctggagaacCTGGAGATGCGGCGTCAGCTGGAGGAGCTCAGTGAGTGCCAGAAGACGTTCCGCGCCAGCCCCGTGCCCGCGCATGTGCGCCTTGCCCTCTACGGGGAGCTGCAAGAGCAACCCAAGCGGAAGCGCACGGAGCAGCAGCGGGTCCAGAGCCTCCGCATCGCCCCGAAGCCATTCAGCTTCCTGGAACGGGAGCGGCGCCGCAAGGAGCAGcgggagcagcaacagcccCAAACCTCCGCCCAGCAGGATGTGAAGCCCTTCCGGGCCCAGCCGGTGCCCAGGGCGGTGTACGCGGCCGCGGCGGGGGAGCAAGCAAAGGAGGAGCAGCTGTACCGCTCCATCAAGATGCAGATGAGGGCCAAGGAGATGCTGCACAGCTCGGCCATGCCGCCCAGCATGCTGGCTCGCAGCCTCAGCCAAAGCAAGAAGGGCAAGGAGCCTGTTCCCGGCGAAGGGGACTTCTCACACAGGCCCAAGATCAACGTGGACGTGCCCGACTTCGACGCCAAGCACCGCCTCTTCAGGAAGCACCTGGAAAGCCGCAAGGAGGTGCGGCCGGTCACCTCCTGCGAGCCCTTCACACTGAGGACTTCCCAGATCGCCTCCAACCGCGACCGCGTCCTGGCCAGcatggagaaggagcagaggagtcCCAAGCCGACCCGCTGGCCCTACGTGTCGCCCCGGGCGCTCCACACGCCCACCTCCAGTCTCTGTTCCTCCCTTTCCGGGAGCCTGGAGCTCCTGCCAGCAAAGGTCACTGACGCCTCCAAGAAACGCCAGGAGGCTGTGAG AAAGGttctggaggagaagaggagggccgaggaggaggaggagaacgggcgggagaggaggaggcggaggcagcGGAAGCTGCAGAAGGTGATCTTCAGGCGTGCCCAGGCCAACGACCCCCACTTGGCCCTCGCCGAGACCTGCCCGGCCAAACTTCGGGAGTTCAG GGAACAAGACCTCCAGCGCAAGAGGGAGTACCAGCAGGAGATCAAGGAGATCAAGGAGCGAGTGAAGGAGAGACCTCTGCTCCTGGAACAAGTGGCGCAGGTGAGCGGTGAtaggagctggtggagggaagaggaggagagccttCAAACG AGGAACGCCAAGACGGCAGTAGAGCGGCGTTACACGGAGGCTCTGCGTGGGTGTGGCCTGACGGACGACTTCCTGTCTAGGACAGGAAATGGCACTCCCAAGTCCGTACACAAGACCTCTAGCGCCTCCAGATCTAG ctGCAACTCCGACTCCCCTGTTGGCTGTCGGAAGAAGTCCCTTGATGTCCACAGCCTGAGCTCAGACCTCGTTGGAGGAGAGACCAaacatggagaggaggaggaggaagaggaggaggaggaggaggaggaggagtgcaaGGGAGAGCGCTTGGTAAGAAGTCACGAGGAGGACAGTGTCCAGTCGGCGGATGAAAGCTACCACTACTCTGACGACCAGGAGAACTTCTCAGACAGTCAGGAGACCTACTCGGACGAgagtgagcaggaggaggggcagcaggaggaacagggtgacaagacaaGCCTGCATGTCGAAAACAGCAGCACATTAAGCAAGGCAAGCGATGAGAACTAG
- the fam161a gene encoding protein FAM161A isoform X2: MTDPHRTNMLVTSCLKTPVDPHKKTPLALYERQRLLPRADEDMDKRDYEKEEMEFSDTEYEEEEEEEEEEEEEEEREGVSFGPDYRAPGKGDHPHLREIFFSNQEYYGKLEELKRAHLRTMAELENMYRKKLQLSGLAPEPDPRDPGTHSRFLGADLNSGMSCGLRKTCSALELRRVSGPSSDEDEGAGNEEEEGLCSSTKEQIKNMWLDFKLHPQHRHPSTSSLHSLPAGGGRKGKKDSKGRSHQEEEDKREAWRHRVTVPQPFAMTRREVERRQSGVKTRSEVELENLEMRRQLEELSECQKTFRASPVPAHVRLALYGELQEQPKRKRTEQQRVQSLRIAPKPFSFLERERRRKEQREQQQPQTSAQQDVKPFRAQPVPRAVYAAAAGEQAKEEQLYRSIKMQMRAKEMLHSSAMPPSMLARSLSQSKKGKEPVPGEGDFSHRPKINVDVPDFDAKHRLFRKHLESRKEVRPVTSCEPFTLRTSQIASNRDRVLASMEKEQRSPKPTRWPYVSPRALHTPTSSLCSSLSGSLELLPAKVTDASKKRQEAVRKVLEEKRRAEEEEENGRERRRRRQRKLQKVIFRRAQANDPHLALAETCPAKLREFREQDLQRKREYQQEIKEIKERVKERPLLLEQVAQRNAKTAVERRYTEALRGCGLTDDFLSRTGNGTPKSVHKTSSASRSSCNSDSPVGCRKKSLDVHSLSSDLVGGETKHGEEEEEEEEEEEEEECKGERLVRSHEEDSVQSADESYHYSDDQENFSDSQETYSDESEQEEGQQEEQGDKTSLHVENSSTLSKASDEN; this comes from the exons ATGACAGACCCCCACCGGACCAACATGTTGGTAACGTCTTGCTTGAAAACGCCGGTCGACCCGCACAAGAAGACCCCACTAGCGTTATACGAGCGGCAGAGACTTCTGCCCCGCGCCGACGAGGATATGGACAAACGCGACTACGAGAAGGAGGAG ATGGAGTTCTCAGACACTGagtacgaggaggaggaggaggaggaggaggaggaagaggaggaggaggagcgggaaggGGTCAGTTTTGGGCCAGACTACAGAGCCCCCGGTAAGGGAGATCACCCCCACCTGCGGGAGATCTTCTTCTCCAACCAGGAGTACTACGgcaagctggaggagctgaagcgGGCCCACCTGCGCACCATGGCAGAGCTTGAGAACATGTACCGCAAGAAGCTGCAGCTCAGCGGCCTGGCCCCCGAGCCGGACCCCCGGGACCCCGGCACGCATAGCAG GTTCCTCGGTGCCGATCTAAATTCAGGGATGTCATGTGGGCTAAGAAAAACTTGCTCGGCCTTGGAGCTCCGCAGGGTCTCTGGTCCCTCGTCTGACGAAGACGAGGGGGCTGGGAACGAAGAGGAGGAAGGCCTGTGCTCCTCAACCAAGGAGCAAATCAAGAACATGTGGCTAGACTTCAAGCTCCACCCCCAACATCGCCATCCGTCCACATCCTCCCTTCACAGTCTGCCGGCTGGGGGAGGCCGGAAGGGGAAGAAGGACAGCAAGGGGCGGAgccaccaggaggaggaggacaaaagGGAAGCATGGCGACACCGTGTGACGGTCCCGCAGCCGTTCGCGATGACCAGGCGTGAGGTGGAGCGACGGCAGAGTGGCGTTAAGACCCGCtctgaggtggagctggagaacCTGGAGATGCGGCGTCAGCTGGAGGAGCTCAGTGAGTGCCAGAAGACGTTCCGCGCCAGCCCCGTGCCCGCGCATGTGCGCCTTGCCCTCTACGGGGAGCTGCAAGAGCAACCCAAGCGGAAGCGCACGGAGCAGCAGCGGGTCCAGAGCCTCCGCATCGCCCCGAAGCCATTCAGCTTCCTGGAACGGGAGCGGCGCCGCAAGGAGCAGcgggagcagcaacagcccCAAACCTCCGCCCAGCAGGATGTGAAGCCCTTCCGGGCCCAGCCGGTGCCCAGGGCGGTGTACGCGGCCGCGGCGGGGGAGCAAGCAAAGGAGGAGCAGCTGTACCGCTCCATCAAGATGCAGATGAGGGCCAAGGAGATGCTGCACAGCTCGGCCATGCCGCCCAGCATGCTGGCTCGCAGCCTCAGCCAAAGCAAGAAGGGCAAGGAGCCTGTTCCCGGCGAAGGGGACTTCTCACACAGGCCCAAGATCAACGTGGACGTGCCCGACTTCGACGCCAAGCACCGCCTCTTCAGGAAGCACCTGGAAAGCCGCAAGGAGGTGCGGCCGGTCACCTCCTGCGAGCCCTTCACACTGAGGACTTCCCAGATCGCCTCCAACCGCGACCGCGTCCTGGCCAGcatggagaaggagcagaggagtcCCAAGCCGACCCGCTGGCCCTACGTGTCGCCCCGGGCGCTCCACACGCCCACCTCCAGTCTCTGTTCCTCCCTTTCCGGGAGCCTGGAGCTCCTGCCAGCAAAGGTCACTGACGCCTCCAAGAAACGCCAGGAGGCTGTGAG AAAGGttctggaggagaagaggagggccgaggaggaggaggagaacgggcgggagaggaggaggcggaggcagcGGAAGCTGCAGAAGGTGATCTTCAGGCGTGCCCAGGCCAACGACCCCCACTTGGCCCTCGCCGAGACCTGCCCGGCCAAACTTCGGGAGTTCAG GGAACAAGACCTCCAGCGCAAGAGGGAGTACCAGCAGGAGATCAAGGAGATCAAGGAGCGAGTGAAGGAGAGACCTCTGCTCCTGGAACAAGTGGCGCAG AGGAACGCCAAGACGGCAGTAGAGCGGCGTTACACGGAGGCTCTGCGTGGGTGTGGCCTGACGGACGACTTCCTGTCTAGGACAGGAAATGGCACTCCCAAGTCCGTACACAAGACCTCTAGCGCCTCCAGATCTAG ctGCAACTCCGACTCCCCTGTTGGCTGTCGGAAGAAGTCCCTTGATGTCCACAGCCTGAGCTCAGACCTCGTTGGAGGAGAGACCAaacatggagaggaggaggaggaagaggaggaggaggaggaggaggaggagtgcaaGGGAGAGCGCTTGGTAAGAAGTCACGAGGAGGACAGTGTCCAGTCGGCGGATGAAAGCTACCACTACTCTGACGACCAGGAGAACTTCTCAGACAGTCAGGAGACCTACTCGGACGAgagtgagcaggaggaggggcagcaggaggaacagggtgacaagacaaGCCTGCATGTCGAAAACAGCAGCACATTAAGCAAGGCAAGCGATGAGAACTAG
- the xpo1a gene encoding exportin-1: MPAEMTMLADHAARQLLDFSQKLDINLLDNVVNSMYYDIGSQQRMAQEVLTNLKDHPDAWTRVDTILEFSQNMKTKYYALQILETVIKTRWKILPRNQCDGIKKYVVGLIIKTSSDPVNVEKEGVYIAKLNMILVQILKQEWPKHWPNFISDIVGASRTSESLCQNNMTILKLLSEEVFDFSSGQMTQVKAKHLKDSMCNEFSQIFQLCQFVMENSQNAPLVHATLETLLRFLNWIPLGYIFETKLISTLVYKFLDVPMFRNVTLKCLTEIAGVSVNQYEEQFVNLFTLNMCQLKQMLPLNTNIRLAYSNGKDDEQNFIQNLSLFLCTFLKEHGQLVERKPNLRETLMEALHYMLLVSEVEETEIFKICLEYWNHLAAELYRESPFSTSTSPLLSDVPPRRHLYLPVLSKVRLLMVSRMAKPEEVLVVENDQGEVVREFMKDTDSINLYKNMRETLVYLTHLDYADTERIMTEKLHNQVNGTEWSWRNLNTLCWAIGSISGAMHEEDEKRFLVTVIKDLLGLCEQKRGKDNKAIIASNIMYIVGQYPRFLRAHWKFLKTVVNKLFEFMHETHDGVQDMACDTFIKIAQKCRRHFVQVQVGEVMPFIDEILSNINTIICDLQPQQVHTFYEAVGYMIGAQTDQAVQEHLIEKYMMLPNQVWDSIIQQATKNVDILKDAETVRQLGSILKTNVRACKAVGHPFVVQLGRIYLDMLNVYKCLSENISSAIQSNGEMVTKQPLIRSMRTVKRETLKLISGWVSRSNDPQMVGDNFVPPLLEAVLIDYQRNVPAARDPEVLSTMATIVNKLGAHITTEIPKIFDAVFECTLNMINKDFEEYPEHRTHFFYLLQAVNSQCFPAFLSIPPAQFKLVLDSIIWAFKHTMRNVADTGLQILYTLLQNVAQEEAAAQSFYQTYFCDILQHIFSVVTDTSHTAGLTMHASILAYMFNLVEEGKISAPLSPANPTNQVYVQEYVANLLKTAFPHLQDAQVKVFVTGLFSLNQDIPAFKEHLRDFLVQIKEFAGEDTTDLFLEERETSLRQAQEEKHKIQMSVPGILNPHELPEEMCD, translated from the exons ATGCCAGCAGAAATGACCATGTTGGCGGATCATGCAGCCAGACAGCTGCTGGATTTCTCTCAGAAGCTGGATATCAACCTGTTGGACAATGTTGTCAACTCCATGTACTACGACATCGGATCCCAA CAACGGATGGCTCAGGAGGTGTTGACGAATCTTAAGGATCATCCGGACGCTTGGACCAGGGTGGACACCATCTTGGAGTTCTCCCAGAACATGAAGACCAAG TACTACGCCCTGCAGATCCTAGAAACGGTGATCAAAACTCGTTGGAAGATTCTCCCCAGAAATCAGTGTGACG GAATCAAGAAGTACGTTGTGGGTTTGATAATCAAGACCTCTTCTGATCCTGTTAACGTAGAG AAGGAGGGTGTGTACATCGCAAAACTCAACATGATCCTTGTTCAG ATCCTGAAGCAGGAGTGGCCCAAGCACTGGCCCAACTTCATCAGTGACATTGTGGGGGCAAGCCGAACCAGTGAGAGCCTCTGTCAGAACAACATGACCATCCTCAAGCTGCTCAGTGAGGAGGTGTTCGACTTCTCCAGTGGACAGATGACTCAGGTCAAGGCCAAACACCTCAAGGACAG CATGTGCAACGAGTTCTCCCAAATATTCCAGCTGTGCCAGTTCGTCATG GAGAATTCCCAGAATGCACCTCTGGTCCACGCCACTCTGGAGACATTGCTGCGCTTCCTGAACTGGATCCCGCTGGGCTACATCTTTGAGACCAAGCTCATCAGTACTCTGGTTTACAAG TTCCTGGACGTGCCCATGTTCCGCAACGTCACCCTCAAGTGTCTGACTGAGATTGCGGGCGTCAGCGTCAACCAGTATGAGGAACAGTTTGTCAACCTGTTCACCCTCAACATGTGCCAGCTCAAACAG ATGCTGCCCCTCAACACCAACATCCGCCTGGCCTACTCCAATGGGAAGGATGACGAGCAGAACTTCATCCAGAACCTCAGCCTGTTCCTCTGTACCTTCCTTAAAGAGCACGGCCAGCTGGTGGAGAGGAAGCCCAACCTGAGGGAGACGCTCATGGAG GCCCTGCACTACATGCTGCTGGTGTCCgaggtggaggagacggagatCTTCAAGATCTGTCTGGAGTACTGGAACCACCTGGCAGCCGAGCTGTACCGCGAGagccccttctccacctccacctccccgctGCTGTCCGATGTCCCGCCGCGGCGACACCTCTACCTACCCGTCCTGTCCAAG GTTCGGCTGCTGATGGTGAGCCGCATGGCCAAGCctgaggaggtgctggtggtggagaacGACCAGGGAGAGGTGGTGCGGGAGTTCATGAAGGACACGGACTCCATCAACCTCTACAAGAACATGAGGGAGACGCTGG TGTACCTGACTCACCTGGACTACGCAGACACAGAGCGTATCATGACGGAAAAGCTCCACAACCAAGTGAACGGCACAGAGTGGTCCTGGAGGAACCTGAACACGCTCTGCTGGGCCATCGGCTCCATCAGCGGCGCCATGCACGAGGAGGACGAGAAGAGGTTCCTGGTCACCGTCATCAAG GACCTGCTGGGGCTGTGTGAGCAGAAGCGGGGGAAGGACAACAAGGCCATCATAGCCTCCAACATCATGTACATCGTGGGCCAGTACCCCCGCTTCCTCCGGGCCCACTGGAAGTTCCTCAAGACCGTTGTCAACAAGCTCTTTGAGTTCATGCACG AGACCCACGACGGTGTGCAGGACATGGCGTGCGACACATTCATCAAGATCGCACAGAAGTGCCGGCGCCACTTTGTGCAGGTGCAGGTGGGCGAGGTGATGCCCTTCATAGACGAAATCCTGAgcaacatcaacaccatcatctGTGACCTGCAGCCCCAGCAG GTCCATACGTTCTACGAGGCGGTGGGCTATATGATCGGAGCACAGACGGACCAGGCGGTGCAGGAGCATCTGATAGAGAAGTACATGATGCTGCCCAACCAGGTGTGGGACAGCATCATCCAGCAAGCCACCAAG AACGTGGACATCCTGAAGGATGCAGAGACGGTCAGACAGCTGGGCAGCATCCTGAAGACCAACGTGAGGGCCTGCAAGGCGGTGGGACACCCCTTCGTAGTGCAGCTGGGCCGCATCTACCTGGACATGCTCAACGTCTACAAGTGTCTGAGTGAAAACATCTCCTCCGCCATTCAGAGCAACG GGGAGATGGTGACCAAGCAGCCCCTGATCAGGAGCATGCGGACGGTGAAGAGGGAGACCCTTAAGCTCATCTCGGGCTGGGTCAGCCGCTCCAACGACCCCCAGATG gTGGGAGATAACTTTGTACCCCCCCTACTCGAGGCGGTGCTCATCGACTACCAGCGCAACGTTCCGGCGGCCCGCGACCCAGAGGTTCTGAGCACCATGGCAACCATTGTCAACAAGTTGGGGGCGCACATCACCACGGAGATCCCCAAGATCTTTGACGCCGTCTTTGAGTGCACGCTCAACATGATCAACAAG GACTTTGAGGAGTACCCAGAACACAGGACCCACTTCTTCTACCTGCTCCAGGCAGTCAACTCCCAGTGTTTCCCTGCCTTCTTGTCCATCCCCCCGGCCCAATTCAAGCTGGTCCTGGACTCCATCATCTGGGCCTTCAAGCACACCATGAGGAATGTAGCGGACACAG GTCTCCAGATCCTCTACACACTGCTTCAGAACGTGGcccaggaggaggcggcggcgcaGAGCTTCTACCAGACGTACTTCTGTGACATCCTGCAGCACATCTTCTCCGTGGTCACGGACACCTCCCACACCGCAG GTCTGACCATGCACGCCTCCATCCTGGCCTACATGTTTAACCttgtggaggaggggaagatCAGCGCTCCTCTCAGCCCCGCCAACCCCACCAACCAGGTGTACGTCCAGGAGTACGTAGCAAACCTGCTGAAGACCGCCTTCCCACACCTACAGGA TGCCCAGGTGAAGGTGTTTGTCACGGGCTTGTTTAGCCTGAACCAAGACATCCCTGCCTTCAAGGAGCACCTCAGAGACTTCCTGGTGCAGATCAAG GAGTTTGCGGGCGAGGACACCACTGACCTGTTCCTGGAGGAGCGGGAGACGTCTCTGCGCCAGGCCCAGGAAGAGAAGCACAAGATCCAGATGTCTGTGCCGGGCATTCTCAACCCCCACGAGCTGCCTGAGGAGATGTGTGACTGA